A section of the Paenibacillus aurantius genome encodes:
- a CDS encoding class I SAM-dependent methyltransferase, which yields MFPDLTKHPEWLSGQSREWCNQLAAMTGKYEYTWNYIYEGQPAENRLTEKLTSRLHGKVLEVGCGHGDYTKQWAELVEEMVGYDMTEGFLATAERNRTNSNVRYVRAGNSGKSFRDCSLSLRQEPRFWIKFRRGWKQAASRSSSCLS from the coding sequence ATGTTTCCAGATTTAACTAAGCATCCGGAATGGTTGAGCGGGCAAAGCCGGGAATGGTGTAATCAGTTAGCTGCCATGACGGGGAAATACGAATATACGTGGAATTACATTTATGAAGGGCAGCCGGCGGAGAACCGTTTAACAGAAAAGCTGACCTCTCGCCTGCATGGAAAGGTACTGGAAGTCGGCTGCGGACATGGCGATTATACGAAGCAATGGGCGGAGCTTGTGGAAGAAATGGTCGGATATGACATGACAGAAGGATTTCTTGCAACGGCGGAAAGGAATCGAACGAACTCTAACGTCCGCTACGTGAGGGCGGGGAACTCGGGAAAATCTTTCCGGGATTGTTCGCTCTCCCTTCGGCAGGAACCCCGATTCTGGATAAAATTCAGGAGAGGCTGGAAACAAGCGGCCTCACGGTCATCGAGTTGTCTGTCTTGA
- a CDS encoding extracellular solute-binding protein, which produces MTSEKQSRKTFRLRLEQMQSVLRGEILTGKRKAGEFLPSERDLTRQFHLSNKLVRTGLEELVAEGLIVKIPRVGNRVTEQAGEHTVTLRFGYHASLETEAQMEALLADFHCSHPAIHVQPIRISYNSYASTVHEYLDAGIMDVVTMNHNNFDHFCTNGKLDLLQEQEPAAGVYPELFRAYSREGRLYAKPFLFSPLVLCYNRRHFREKGVTLPFKPDSWEELMQTASRLTVENERFGFYFFLLSKNRWPVFLLQNEAKLGRGRRKAEETVDRMLEGFSLCRDMIHDSQTFPTFLAGSDADAEELFGQGKVSMIMTSYFALNSIHYRGVEFDIAPLPGRKNRDTILMTIGLAVNRKSKALVAAQALVDYLVSAQAQSKIRELTLSIPARQAAAEADVTDAATDSPEHFDLYEELLPQSRLYTELNLSSDELDGVIQEARIFWARLQTEEQLRSQLLKRLLPE; this is translated from the coding sequence ATGACTTCTGAAAAACAAAGCCGCAAAACGTTTCGCCTGCGTCTAGAGCAAATGCAGAGCGTTCTTCGCGGAGAGATTCTCACAGGAAAAAGGAAGGCGGGAGAGTTCCTGCCTTCCGAGCGTGACCTGACGCGCCAGTTTCATCTGAGCAACAAGCTGGTGCGGACGGGACTGGAGGAGCTTGTCGCCGAGGGGTTGATCGTTAAGATTCCGCGCGTGGGCAACCGGGTAACGGAACAGGCCGGGGAGCATACCGTCACTCTGCGGTTTGGTTATCATGCAAGCCTGGAGACCGAGGCGCAAATGGAAGCGCTGCTCGCCGATTTTCACTGCAGCCATCCCGCCATCCATGTACAGCCGATCCGGATTTCTTATAACAGCTATGCCTCGACGGTTCACGAATACCTGGATGCCGGCATTATGGATGTGGTGACGATGAATCACAACAATTTCGACCACTTCTGTACGAACGGCAAGCTGGATCTGCTTCAGGAGCAAGAGCCGGCTGCCGGAGTGTATCCCGAGCTGTTCCGAGCGTATTCCCGGGAGGGCAGGCTTTATGCCAAGCCGTTCCTTTTCTCTCCCTTGGTGCTGTGCTACAATCGGCGGCATTTTCGCGAAAAGGGGGTTACCCTGCCCTTCAAGCCCGACAGCTGGGAGGAATTGATGCAAACGGCTTCCCGTCTGACCGTCGAGAACGAACGATTCGGCTTCTACTTTTTTCTGCTGTCCAAGAACCGCTGGCCGGTATTCCTGCTACAAAACGAAGCCAAGCTGGGACGAGGACGGAGGAAGGCGGAAGAAACGGTCGACCGGATGCTGGAAGGCTTCTCGCTGTGCCGGGACATGATCCACGATTCGCAAACCTTCCCTACCTTTCTGGCCGGAAGCGATGCCGACGCGGAGGAGCTGTTCGGGCAGGGGAAGGTATCCATGATCATGACCTCTTATTTCGCTTTGAACTCGATTCACTATCGCGGCGTGGAATTTGACATTGCCCCGCTTCCGGGAAGGAAGAACCGCGATACGATTCTGATGACCATCGGATTGGCCGTCAACCGGAAGTCCAAGGCATTGGTGGCGGCCCAAGCGTTGGTGGATTATCTGGTTTCGGCACAAGCGCAGAGCAAAATCCGGGAGCTGACCTTGAGCATCCCCGCCCGCCAAGCCGCCGCAGAAGCGGACGTGACGGATGCCGCCACGGACAGCCCGGAGCATTTTGACCTCTATGAAGAGCTGCTTCCACAGTCGCGCCTCTACACCGAATTGAACCTGAGCTCCGACGAGCTGGATGGGGTTATCCAGGAAGCGCGGATCTTCTGGGCTCGGCTGCAGACAGAGGAGCAGCTGCGGAGCCAGCTTCTTAAGCGGCTGCTGCCCGAATGA
- a CDS encoding YciI family protein: protein MKFLCIGYFNPEKMNAHPEEEIQAVMDECGPHLKQLYESGHLILDAGLELESKGLRRTNGEVKVTDGPFTESKEMIGSVFILEAQDMEEALRLASLHPATQLDAEEEWGWRIEIRPIHHFEMKG from the coding sequence ATGAAATTTCTATGTATCGGATACTTCAACCCTGAGAAAATGAATGCGCACCCGGAAGAGGAAATTCAGGCGGTAATGGATGAATGCGGTCCCCACCTGAAGCAGCTGTATGAGAGCGGGCACCTCATCTTAGATGCCGGTCTAGAACTGGAATCGAAAGGGCTGCGCAGAACTAACGGCGAGGTGAAGGTGACGGATGGTCCGTTTACCGAATCCAAGGAAATGATCGGCAGCGTGTTTATCCTGGAAGCCCAGGACATGGAGGAAGCCCTTCGGCTTGCCTCCCTTCATCCCGCTACTCAGCTGGACGCTGAAGAGGAATGGGGCTGGAGAATCGAAATCCGTCCTATTCATCACTTTGAGATGAAGGGCTAG
- a CDS encoding type 2 periplasmic-binding domain-containing protein, translating into MRKKKTGSYIRTASLLALSAGLAAGCSPRTEEKAAVASTDSSSPGPLKLTYWVGLPGDAARLMKNYNENTFYQELEKKTGVKVDFQHPAIGSEKEQFNLLIASGNLPDVIENNFTAYPGGPEKAIADKVIIPLNELIDKNAPNLKKYLDANPAMKKEISTDSGVIYSFPAIGVGNSQVSSGLMVRKDWLNELGLPTPETVEEWTAVLRAFKEKKGAKTPLTMTRDELKSDKFNGAYGVGSSFYLDNGKIKYGPYEQAYKNYLMQLNAWYKEGLLDKDFATQDTKAKDGKVTNGSAGAFTAFIGSGMGKYLNAPSDKAFDLTATQHPVMQKGQEPRLFTAAYEYRGDGSAAITPANKHAAQTAKWLDYLYSEEGNNLKSFGMEGLTYKNENGFPKYTDLITNNPDKLSVGEAMAKYLRVATPAPGFVGDDRYTEQYYKFKQQKEAVAIYNKYYKNLEQTRVPRISQTPEEAQELSAIMAEVETYKDEMFLKFVMGAESFDNYDKYIAQLKNMKLDRAIALKQAALERYLKRK; encoded by the coding sequence ATGAGAAAAAAGAAAACAGGCTCGTACATCCGCACCGCTTCTTTACTCGCCCTATCCGCAGGTCTTGCTGCCGGATGCAGCCCCCGTACCGAAGAGAAAGCGGCCGTCGCATCAACGGATTCATCCTCGCCCGGTCCGCTCAAGCTTACTTATTGGGTCGGCCTGCCAGGCGATGCGGCAAGACTCATGAAAAACTACAATGAAAACACCTTCTATCAGGAGCTGGAAAAGAAAACAGGGGTGAAGGTCGATTTCCAGCATCCGGCGATCGGCAGCGAGAAGGAGCAGTTCAATCTATTGATTGCATCGGGCAATCTGCCCGACGTTATTGAAAACAACTTTACCGCCTACCCGGGCGGACCGGAGAAGGCCATTGCGGACAAGGTCATCATCCCGCTCAACGAACTCATCGACAAGAATGCCCCTAATCTGAAGAAGTATCTGGATGCCAATCCGGCTATGAAGAAAGAAATCAGCACGGACTCCGGCGTTATTTATTCTTTTCCTGCAATCGGGGTCGGCAATTCCCAAGTCAGCAGCGGGCTCATGGTACGCAAAGACTGGCTGAACGAGCTGGGCTTGCCAACTCCGGAGACCGTGGAGGAATGGACTGCGGTCCTGCGTGCTTTTAAAGAAAAGAAAGGAGCAAAGACCCCGCTCACCATGACGAGGGATGAATTGAAATCGGATAAGTTCAACGGGGCCTATGGCGTTGGCAGCTCCTTCTACCTGGACAATGGCAAAATCAAGTACGGACCGTACGAGCAAGCGTACAAGAATTACTTAATGCAGTTGAACGCCTGGTATAAGGAAGGCTTGCTGGATAAGGATTTTGCCACACAGGATACGAAGGCGAAGGATGGAAAAGTGACCAATGGCAGCGCGGGAGCCTTCACCGCCTTTATCGGCAGCGGCATGGGCAAGTATTTGAATGCGCCAAGCGATAAAGCCTTCGATCTCACCGCTACGCAGCATCCCGTTATGCAGAAAGGGCAGGAACCGCGCCTCTTCACGGCGGCTTATGAATATCGGGGAGATGGAAGCGCCGCTATTACACCGGCCAACAAGCACGCCGCCCAAACCGCTAAATGGCTGGACTACCTTTACTCCGAGGAAGGAAACAATCTGAAGTCCTTCGGTATGGAGGGACTTACTTACAAGAACGAGAACGGCTTTCCTAAATATACGGACCTGATTACCAATAATCCCGATAAACTGTCAGTGGGCGAAGCCATGGCCAAGTATCTTCGAGTGGCCACGCCCGCCCCAGGATTTGTCGGGGATGACCGTTATACGGAGCAGTACTACAAGTTCAAGCAGCAGAAGGAAGCGGTCGCCATCTACAACAAATACTACAAGAATCTGGAGCAAACCCGCGTCCCCCGGATTTCCCAAACCCCGGAAGAGGCGCAGGAGCTGTCTGCTATTATGGCAGAGGTCGAGACCTATAAGGATGAAATGTTCCTTAAGTTTGTCATGGGCGCCGAGTCCTTCGATAACTACGACAAATATATCGCCCAGCTGAAGAACATGAAGCTCGATCGGGCCATCGCCCTTAAGCAAGCGGCATTGGAACGTTACCTTAAACGGAAATAA